The window CTATGTGACCGTGACCTCGAACACCGCCATCCTCGACGTTCTCGAGGGACGGGTGGCCGTAACCGTCGAAGGGGGTTCCCAGAGCCGCGCTGCGATCCCCGTGCAGTCGATCGCTAATGGAACCGCCTCGCTCGTGGTGACGCTCTCGAGCGTCACCAACGTGCCCATCTCAAGCCCCACCTACATGACCACCAATGTTCAGGCCGGGTGGGATACGGCATTCACGACGATCGTTGCGGTGCTTGTGCTTCTCATGTTCATCGGGGGCATCATCAGAACCGTTCGGCGCCGCCGTCGGCTGAAGGCTGAAGCAGCAGCACAGAGCATTGCGGGGCCCGCCGCATGACGGTGAGCGACGACACACCCCGGGGAATGGGCCGCTCCAGCGCCCTTCTCGCCTCGGGAACGATGGTGAGCCGCATTCTCGGGTTCGTCAAGGCGATCGTTTTGGCGCAGGCCATCGGCCTGTCGGCATCGGCTGCTGCCGACGCGTTCGGAGCGGCCAACCAGCTGCCGAACAATATCTACGCCCTCATCGCCGGCGGGGTGCTTGGCGCGATCCTGGTGCCGCAGATTGTGCGAGCGGGTCTCCACGACGATGGCGGCCAGCGTTACATCAACAAGCTCATGACGTTGGGCATCACGGTGTTCGCCCTTGTGACGCTGTTGGCCACACTTGCAGCTCCACTCCTCGTGGCGCTCTACGCGCAGGAGGCATCGGCCACCGGCGGGCGCGGCTTCTCAAGCGAAGGGATGGCCCTGGCCACGGCTTTTGCCTATTGGTGCCTGCCGCAGGTCTTCTTCTACGCGCTCTATAGCCTCCTGGGCGAGGTTCTCAACGCCCGCAGGGTGTTCGGTCCGTTCGCATGGGCCCCTGCCGTCAACAACATCGTCGCCATCGCCGGTCTTGTGGCCTTCGTAGCGCTGTTTGGGGGAGCGGATGCCAACAGCGACGTCTCCGACTGGACCCCAGACAAGATTGCAATTCTCGCGGGGACGGCGACCCTGGGCATCGTCGCCCAGTCGGCGGTCCTCATGTTCTTCTGGCGCAAGGTCGGGCTGAAATTCCGCCCCGACTTCCGGTGGCGAGGGGTAGGCCTCGCCAAGACCGGCAAGTCAGCGGGTTGGGTCTTCGCGATGATCCTGGTTACCCAGCTTGCTGGGCTGGTGCAGTCCCGCGTGGCCTCACTTCCTTCGGGGGATGCGGCTGGCATCGCAACGCTGCAATCGTCGTGGCTCATTTTCATGCTCCCGCACTCCGTGATCGCAGTGTCGATTGCCACGGTGTTCTTCACCAGGATGAGCAGCCACGCCACGGTCGGCGACACGGGGGCGGTGCGGGACGATCTGATGTCTTCGCTTCGCACTATCGGACTGCTCATTGTTTTGGCGTCATTCGCCCTCATCGTGCTCGCGATTCCATTCGCCCGAGTCTTCGAAGAGGACTTCGGCAACGTTCAATCGATGGCCGCCGTCATCGCCGCCTACATGGTGGGGCTCATCCCTTTCAGCGCAGTGTTCGTGCTTCAGCGCACGTTCTACGCTCTCGAGGACACCCGGACGGTGTTCTTTATCGAGGTGGCCAAGTCGGCGCTCTTCGTGGTTGGTTTCCTGCTCTGCACCCGCCTGCCCGTGGAGTGGATAGCGGTCGGCATCGCGCTGGTCTCGTCGTTCACGTTCCTCGCCCAGGCGAGCCTCACGTTCATCCTTCTTCGTCGCCGACTCGGCCCCCTCGGCGGGCGGGCGCTAACCCTCCGGTACGGCCAGTACATCCTTGTTGGCCTGGCGAGCTCGGCCGTTGGCTTCGGTCTTCTTCTTCTGTTCGGCGCGTTCAACCCTGCCGGATTCGCGGTCAGTGGCATCGTTCCTGCCCTCGTCACCATGGTGGTGATCGGGGGTGTCATGGCCGTGATCTATCTGGGCCTATTGCTCGCCCTTCGTAACCCGGAGCTCCAAGTCGTGCGGGGCATCCTGATGCGTCGACTGCGGCCAGGTCACACGGAATAGACCGCGAATAGGATGTGTTGTACCGGTTTACGACATCTTCCGAAGGAGGGCGCCCCTTGCGCCAGCTCATCATCATCGGCTCAGGCCCCGCTGGCTACACAGCCGCGATCTATGCCGCGCGCGGCGGTCTGAACCCGCTTCTCGTTGCCAGTTCCGTCGAGGCCGGCGGCGAGCTCATGAACACCACCGATGTAGAGAACTTTCCGGGCTTTCCGGAGGGCATCATGGGTCCTGACCTCATGGACAAGATGCGCCTGCAGGCAGAAAAGTTCGGCACCGAGGTTGTGATGGATGACGTCACTTCTCTTGACCTCAGCGGTGACGTTAAGCGCGTGACGCTCGGCAGTGGCGACGTCCACGAGGCCCGCGCCGTGATCTATGCCACGGGCTCGGCTTACCGAAAGCTTGGTGTTCCCGGCGAGGATCGCCTCAGCGGCTACGGCATCTCCTGGTGCGCAACGTGCGACGGATTCTTCTTCCGACAGAAGACCATCGCAGTGGTGGGCGGGGGAGACTCCGCGATGGAGGAGGCCACGTTCCTCACCAAGTTCGCGGACAAGGTTTATGTCATCCACCGCAGCGAAGAGCTTCGCGCGTCCAAGGCGATGCAGGATCGCGCCATGGGCGATCCCAAGATCGAGTTCCTCTTCAACAAGAAGGTAGGGGAGGTCTACGGCGCGGAGAAGGTCACGGGCGTGAGCCTCATCGACACCGTCGACGGCAGCGAGTCGACCCTCGATCTTGATGGCCTCTTCATCGCTATCGGCGCAGACCCGCGCACCCACCTGGTCCACGACCAGCTCGAACTCACATCGGCTGGCACGATCGCAGTCGATGGCCGCAGCTCGCGCACCTCGGTAACGGGCGTTTTCGCCGCAGGGGACGTCATCGACCCCACCTACCGTCAGGCCGTCACGGCAGCAGGCTCCGGAACCGTCGCTGCCCTCGATGCCGAGCATTACCTCGCGTCGTTGGGTGAGGCATCCGACCCGATTCCCGCCGCGACCGTCGCCGCCTAATCAGATTCACGAAACGGAGAACAATATGACAGCACGCACCGTCA is drawn from Salinibacterium hongtaonis and contains these coding sequences:
- the murJ gene encoding murein biosynthesis integral membrane protein MurJ; protein product: MTVSDDTPRGMGRSSALLASGTMVSRILGFVKAIVLAQAIGLSASAAADAFGAANQLPNNIYALIAGGVLGAILVPQIVRAGLHDDGGQRYINKLMTLGITVFALVTLLATLAAPLLVALYAQEASATGGRGFSSEGMALATAFAYWCLPQVFFYALYSLLGEVLNARRVFGPFAWAPAVNNIVAIAGLVAFVALFGGADANSDVSDWTPDKIAILAGTATLGIVAQSAVLMFFWRKVGLKFRPDFRWRGVGLAKTGKSAGWVFAMILVTQLAGLVQSRVASLPSGDAAGIATLQSSWLIFMLPHSVIAVSIATVFFTRMSSHATVGDTGAVRDDLMSSLRTIGLLIVLASFALIVLAIPFARVFEEDFGNVQSMAAVIAAYMVGLIPFSAVFVLQRTFYALEDTRTVFFIEVAKSALFVVGFLLCTRLPVEWIAVGIALVSSFTFLAQASLTFILLRRRLGPLGGRALTLRYGQYILVGLASSAVGFGLLLLFGAFNPAGFAVSGIVPALVTMVVIGGVMAVIYLGLLLALRNPELQVVRGILMRRLRPGHTE
- the trxB gene encoding thioredoxin-disulfide reductase — protein: MRQLIIIGSGPAGYTAAIYAARGGLNPLLVASSVEAGGELMNTTDVENFPGFPEGIMGPDLMDKMRLQAEKFGTEVVMDDVTSLDLSGDVKRVTLGSGDVHEARAVIYATGSAYRKLGVPGEDRLSGYGISWCATCDGFFFRQKTIAVVGGGDSAMEEATFLTKFADKVYVIHRSEELRASKAMQDRAMGDPKIEFLFNKKVGEVYGAEKVTGVSLIDTVDGSESTLDLDGLFIAIGADPRTHLVHDQLELTSAGTIAVDGRSSRTSVTGVFAAGDVIDPTYRQAVTAAGSGTVAALDAEHYLASLGEASDPIPAATVAA